From the genome of Nitrobacter sp. NHB1, one region includes:
- a CDS encoding tyrosine-type recombinase/integrase codes for MKTHALAPYLQRFFTERLGTQLKASPNTVISYRDTFRLLLRYAAEQLKKAPTTLQIADIDADMIGQFLADIEKTRGNAARSRNTRLAAIRSFFKYVAVNEPQLLHHCQRVLAMPSKRHEKRVIDYMTRDEIEAVIAAPDITTWYGRRDRAILLLTLQTGLRVTELITLSASDIALGAGAHVRCMGKGRKERATPIRKDSLKVLREWLVERNGTTTDPLFVSNRGARLSRDTIERIVRAHVTTASKMCRSLRAKRITPHVLRHSAAMQLLQNGVDRTVIALWLGHESVETTQMYIHADMQIKEKAMARTRPVDAKPGRYRPGDKLLAFLEAL; via the coding sequence ATGAAGACGCATGCTCTCGCACCCTACCTGCAGCGCTTCTTCACGGAGCGGCTCGGCACGCAACTGAAGGCCAGCCCGAACACGGTCATCAGCTACAGGGACACGTTCCGCCTGCTCTTGCGATACGCGGCAGAGCAACTGAAGAAAGCGCCGACGACACTGCAGATCGCCGACATCGACGCCGACATGATCGGCCAGTTCCTCGCTGATATCGAGAAAACGCGCGGCAACGCAGCTCGGAGCCGGAACACGCGTCTCGCCGCCATCAGGTCCTTCTTCAAGTACGTCGCGGTCAATGAGCCTCAACTTCTGCATCACTGCCAACGCGTGCTCGCCATGCCGTCGAAGCGCCACGAGAAACGGGTCATCGACTACATGACCCGCGACGAGATCGAGGCAGTCATCGCGGCTCCGGACATCACAACGTGGTACGGCCGCCGCGACCGGGCAATCCTCCTGCTGACGCTTCAGACGGGATTGCGCGTCACAGAGCTGATCACGCTGTCGGCAAGTGACATCGCGCTCGGCGCCGGTGCTCACGTGCGCTGCATGGGCAAGGGCCGCAAGGAACGCGCCACGCCCATCCGCAAGGACAGCCTCAAGGTGCTTCGAGAATGGCTTGTCGAGCGCAATGGGACGACGACCGATCCGCTGTTCGTCAGCAACCGAGGTGCGCGGCTCAGTCGTGACACGATCGAGCGCATTGTGCGCGCGCACGTGACAACGGCGTCGAAGATGTGCCGGTCATTACGGGCAAAGCGCATCACGCCTCATGTGCTGCGCCACAGTGCGGCGATGCAGCTGCTGCAAAACGGCGTCGACCGTACCGTTATCGCGCTCTGGCTTGGCCATGAATCGGTCGAGACCACGCAGATGTACATCCACGCCGACATGCAGATCAAAGAGAAAGCGATGGCGCGGACACGGCCAGTCGATGCGAAGCCTGGCCGATACCGCCCCGGCGACAAGCTGCTCGCATTCCTGGAGGCGCTCTGA
- a CDS encoding tyrosine-type recombinase/integrase has translation MTLTERLDDYIAVRRSLGYDLSFAARVLRGFTRFADRQGTDHITVDLFLRWKKTFGKADNNTWSARLGMVRVFANWLEGHDARTEVPPSGLIAGKQRRGQPYIYPEAEVEMIVARAAKLPSRYGIRGWTCSTLFGLIAVTGLRINEAIALDEGDVDLDEGVITVKRGKNGTARFVPLASSTVARLRAYRVERTRLLGATTGPFFMIESGERPTDCCARYNFAIVSQDLGLRVPQRFRKHGRGPRIHDLRHTFAVRTIMGWYRKGLDPDREMIKLSTYLGHVKPEHTYWYIEAVPELLQLASARAERSLAASASQKGGAR, from the coding sequence ATCACGCTAACCGAACGTCTCGATGACTACATTGCTGTGCGGCGCAGCCTCGGCTACGACCTGTCGTTCGCCGCCCGCGTGCTGCGCGGCTTTACCAGGTTCGCCGATCGGCAGGGGACCGATCACATCACGGTCGACTTGTTCCTGCGCTGGAAGAAGACCTTCGGCAAAGCCGACAACAATACGTGGTCGGCGCGGCTTGGGATGGTGCGTGTGTTCGCCAACTGGCTGGAGGGACACGATGCACGCACCGAGGTGCCGCCGTCCGGGCTGATCGCCGGCAAGCAGCGGCGTGGCCAGCCCTACATCTACCCCGAGGCCGAAGTTGAGATGATCGTCGCACGCGCAGCTAAACTGCCGTCGCGCTACGGTATCCGCGGCTGGACGTGCTCAACCCTGTTCGGGTTGATCGCGGTCACGGGCCTCAGGATCAACGAAGCCATCGCGCTCGATGAGGGCGACGTCGATCTCGACGAAGGCGTGATCACGGTGAAGCGCGGCAAGAACGGCACGGCCCGCTTCGTACCGCTGGCGTCAAGCACGGTCGCCAGGCTCCGCGCCTACCGCGTCGAGCGCACGCGGTTGCTCGGCGCCACGACCGGCCCGTTCTTCATGATCGAAAGCGGCGAGCGTCCGACTGATTGTTGCGCACGTTACAACTTCGCGATCGTTAGCCAGGATCTCGGTCTGCGCGTGCCTCAGCGCTTCCGTAAACATGGGCGCGGCCCACGTATCCATGATCTCAGGCACACCTTCGCGGTCCGGACGATCATGGGGTGGTACCGCAAGGGGCTCGATCCCGACCGCGAAATGATTAAGCTCAGCACTTATCTCGGCCACGTGAAGCCGGAGCACACGTATTGGTACATCGAAGCCGTGCCGGAACTGCTGCAACTCGCGTCGGCGCGGGCTGAACGATCCCTTGCAGCGAGCGCGTCCCAGAAGGGCGGTGCGCGATGA